A window of the Rhizobium brockwellii genome harbors these coding sequences:
- a CDS encoding MFS transporter: MTTAETSENGQEAASGRQAKIVALVVAVSFFMQILDGTIVTTSLPQMAASFGVQPVSMSIGITVYMLTMAAFIPLSGWLGDRFGARRIFLMSIAVFTGASLFCGLSGSLAEFVLWRAVQGAGSALMTPVGRIIVLKNARKSELIQAIALITWPALTAPVIGPVLGGFITTYASWHWNFLINIPIGILGIALVLRFVPEQRETNPGRLDLMGFVLSAAGLTFLLAALELSVKWEGGLLLVISMLAAGIVLSVMATRHFLAVDNPLLDLSAFRIQTFSMSTLSAGTACRMAINATPFLLPLLFQLGFGLSSIAAGAYLLVYFLGNFSMKAVTTPLLRFFGFRTVLGVNGLIAALSIAACGFLSPETPPFFIHALLFLAGLSRSMEFTALNTLAFADIGPAQRSSASTLSSMLQQVSMLLGVAVAAAVLNIGSALRGADNPVLADFHWAFVVVGAIGVVSSLRFLQLPAEAGAEVSGHRKFQKN; this comes from the coding sequence ATGACCACGGCAGAGACGAGCGAGAATGGGCAAGAGGCCGCGAGCGGCCGCCAGGCGAAGATCGTGGCACTGGTCGTTGCCGTTTCCTTCTTCATGCAGATCCTCGACGGTACGATCGTTACCACCTCGTTGCCGCAGATGGCGGCAAGCTTCGGCGTGCAGCCGGTGTCGATGAGCATCGGCATCACTGTCTACATGCTGACGATGGCCGCCTTCATTCCGCTGTCGGGCTGGCTCGGCGACCGATTCGGTGCGCGCCGCATTTTCCTGATGTCGATTGCCGTCTTTACCGGCGCCTCGCTGTTTTGCGGGCTGTCCGGCAGCCTTGCGGAGTTTGTGCTGTGGCGCGCAGTGCAGGGGGCGGGCAGCGCGCTGATGACGCCGGTCGGGCGTATCATCGTGCTGAAAAACGCCCGCAAGTCGGAACTCATCCAGGCGATCGCGCTGATCACCTGGCCGGCGCTGACGGCGCCGGTGATCGGCCCGGTGCTCGGCGGCTTCATCACCACCTATGCCAGCTGGCACTGGAACTTCCTCATCAACATCCCGATCGGCATTCTCGGCATCGCGCTGGTGTTGCGTTTCGTGCCGGAGCAGCGTGAGACCAATCCCGGTCGGCTGGATCTCATGGGCTTCGTCCTCAGTGCCGCGGGCCTGACCTTCCTGCTCGCCGCCCTCGAACTCTCGGTCAAATGGGAAGGCGGACTTTTGCTCGTCATATCAATGCTGGCGGCGGGCATCGTGCTGTCGGTCATGGCGACGCGGCATTTCCTCGCCGTCGACAATCCCCTGCTCGACCTTTCAGCCTTCCGCATCCAGACCTTCTCGATGTCGACGCTGTCGGCGGGCACCGCTTGCCGGATGGCGATCAATGCGACGCCGTTCCTGCTGCCTCTGCTGTTTCAGCTCGGCTTCGGCCTGAGCTCGATTGCCGCCGGCGCCTATCTGCTCGTCTATTTCCTCGGCAATTTCAGCATGAAGGCGGTGACGACGCCGCTGCTGCGCTTCTTCGGCTTTCGCACCGTGCTTGGGGTCAATGGGCTGATCGCGGCGCTTTCGATCGCCGCCTGCGGTTTCCTTTCGCCGGAGACGCCGCCGTTTTTCATCCATGCGCTCCTCTTTCTCGCCGGCCTGTCGCGGTCGATGGAATTCACCGCGCTGAACACGTTGGCCTTCGCCGATATCGGCCCGGCGCAGCGAAGCTCGGCCTCGACGCTGTCGAGCATGCTGCAGCAGGTATCGATGCTGCTCGGCGTGGCGGTGGCGGCGGCCGTGCTCAATATCGGCTCGGCTCTCAGGGGCGCCGACAATCCGGTTCTTGCCGATTTCCACTGGGCTTTCGTCGTGGTCGGCGCGATCGGCGTCGTCTCGTCGCTGCGCTTCCTGCAACTGCCGGCAGAGGCAGGGGCCGAAGTATCCGGCCATCGGAAATTCCAGAAAAATTAG
- a CDS encoding ABC transporter substrate-binding protein has product MQKTSKALFGLATAFVMSSALPNLAKADELTLCWAAWDPANALVELSKDFTAKTGTQMKFEFVPWTSYADRFLNELNSHGKLCDLIIGDSQWIGGSAENGHYVKLNDFFDKEGIKMDDFVPATVVGYSEWPKNTPNYWALPAMGDVVGWTYRKDWFEKPELQKEFKEKYGHDLAAPKTYDELKQIAEFFQKRQIDGKTVYGASIYTERGSEGITMGVTNVLYDWGFQYENPKKPYDMEGFVNSDDAVKGLEFYKSLYDCCTPPGSSNVYMVESADAFKSGQVAMQMNFAFTWPGLYKDEKVGGERIGFFPNPAEKAHFAQLGGQGISVVSYSDKRDAALQYIKWFAQPDVQAKWWELGGFSCLNSVVNAPDFAKSQPYAQAFLDSMAIVKDFWAEPSYASLLQAMQKRVHNYVVAGNGTAKEALDGLVKDWSDVFKDDGKI; this is encoded by the coding sequence ATGCAGAAAACATCGAAAGCCCTTTTCGGGCTGGCCACGGCATTCGTCATGTCGTCGGCATTGCCCAATCTCGCCAAAGCCGATGAACTGACGCTGTGTTGGGCCGCATGGGACCCCGCCAATGCGCTGGTCGAGCTGTCGAAGGATTTCACCGCCAAGACCGGCACGCAGATGAAGTTCGAATTCGTTCCCTGGACGAGTTATGCCGATCGCTTCCTCAACGAGCTGAATTCGCACGGCAAGCTCTGCGACCTCATCATCGGGGACAGCCAGTGGATCGGCGGCTCGGCCGAGAACGGCCATTACGTCAAGCTCAACGACTTCTTCGACAAGGAAGGCATCAAGATGGATGACTTCGTGCCGGCGACGGTCGTCGGCTACTCGGAATGGCCGAAGAACACGCCGAACTACTGGGCGCTGCCTGCCATGGGCGACGTCGTCGGCTGGACCTACCGCAAGGACTGGTTCGAGAAGCCGGAACTGCAGAAGGAATTCAAGGAGAAATACGGCCACGATCTCGCCGCGCCGAAGACCTATGACGAGCTGAAGCAAATCGCCGAGTTCTTCCAAAAGCGTCAGATCGACGGCAAGACGGTCTACGGTGCCTCGATCTATACCGAGCGCGGCTCCGAAGGCATCACCATGGGTGTGACCAACGTCCTCTACGACTGGGGCTTCCAGTACGAGAACCCGAAGAAGCCCTACGACATGGAAGGCTTTGTCAACTCGGACGACGCGGTCAAGGGCCTCGAATTCTACAAGTCACTCTATGATTGCTGCACCCCGCCCGGCAGCTCCAACGTCTACATGGTCGAATCCGCCGACGCCTTCAAATCCGGTCAGGTCGCCATGCAGATGAACTTCGCCTTCACCTGGCCCGGCCTTTACAAGGACGAGAAGGTCGGCGGCGAGAGGATCGGCTTCTTCCCCAATCCGGCTGAAAAGGCGCATTTCGCCCAGCTCGGCGGCCAGGGCATCTCGGTGGTTTCCTACTCCGACAAGCGCGACGCTGCCCTGCAATACATAAAATGGTTCGCACAGCCAGATGTGCAGGCCAAGTGGTGGGAACTCGGCGGCTTCTCCTGCCTGAACTCCGTCGTCAATGCGCCGGACTTTGCCAAGAGCCAACCCTATGCCCAGGCCTTCCTGGACTCGATGGCGATCGTCAAGGACTTCTGGGCCGAACCAAGCTACGCCTCGCTGCTGCAGGCCATGCAGAAGCGCGTCCACAACTACGTGGTCGCCGGCAACGGCACCGCCAAAGAAGCGCTCGACGGCCTGGTGAAGGACTGGAGCGACGTCTTCAAGGACGACGGCAAGATCTGA
- a CDS encoding carbohydrate ABC transporter permease: MTISHSSIVEKAVDATARATPVSVARRVRGLSDRAIAWLFIAPAITLLLAINIFPLLWAVYLSFTNYRANRPNAPVQGVGFGNYQRVLNDPDIWQAMQTTAHFVFWTIVLQTVIGFTLAYLIDRKFRGHAFWTTIILIPMMLSPAVVGNFWRFLYEPQIGLFAYAVSLVSGIPTSDIQMLGNVTLAPWAIIIVDTWMWTPYVMLICLAGLRSIPDYIYEAAEVDRASPWRQFWSITVPMALPFIMLAVLFRGIENFKMFDMVTLLTGGGPGSVTEVASITLKRAAFESWATGRASAFAIILFVAVFGLANIYVKALNKVKQR, translated from the coding sequence TTGACCATTTCTCATTCCTCCATCGTCGAGAAGGCGGTCGACGCGACAGCCAGGGCAACGCCGGTCTCGGTCGCCCGGCGCGTCCGCGGCCTCTCCGACAGGGCGATCGCCTGGCTGTTCATTGCGCCTGCCATCACCCTGCTCTTGGCGATCAACATCTTCCCGCTGCTTTGGGCGGTCTATCTCTCCTTCACCAATTACCGCGCCAACCGGCCGAATGCGCCGGTCCAGGGCGTCGGCTTTGGAAACTACCAGCGCGTTCTGAACGATCCCGATATCTGGCAGGCAATGCAAACAACCGCACATTTCGTCTTCTGGACGATCGTATTGCAGACGGTGATCGGCTTCACGCTCGCCTATCTGATCGACCGCAAGTTTCGCGGCCACGCCTTCTGGACGACGATCATCCTCATCCCGATGATGCTGTCGCCTGCCGTGGTCGGCAATTTCTGGCGCTTTCTCTATGAGCCGCAGATCGGCCTCTTCGCCTATGCCGTGTCGCTGGTGTCAGGCATTCCGACCTCGGATATCCAGATGCTCGGCAACGTCACGCTGGCGCCCTGGGCGATCATCATCGTCGATACCTGGATGTGGACGCCCTATGTCATGCTGATCTGCCTCGCCGGCCTGCGCTCGATCCCCGACTATATCTACGAGGCGGCCGAGGTCGACCGCGCCTCGCCGTGGCGCCAGTTCTGGTCGATCACCGTGCCGATGGCCCTGCCCTTCATCATGCTCGCCGTGCTTTTCCGCGGCATCGAGAATTTCAAGATGTTCGACATGGTGACGCTGCTCACCGGCGGCGGGCCGGGCTCGGTCACAGAGGTCGCCTCGATCACGCTGAAGCGCGCCGCCTTCGAAAGCTGGGCGACCGGCCGCGCCTCGGCCTTCGCCATCATCCTCTTCGTCGCGGTGTTCGGCCTCGCCAACATCTACGTCAAGGCATTGAACAAGGTGAAGCAACGATGA
- a CDS encoding carbohydrate ABC transporter permease gives MSAANSAHSVVVPSLSSKRIAGTIVVIYALITLIPLVWIFLTSIKSPPDSISYPPKIVFTPSLEGYCNLFTTRTRQTPDYIASLPAPVGTCDEVTRKRNMVIAGPSNFLPRFLNSLVIAFGSTFLAVFLGTLAAYGFSRFKVPLADDLLFFILSTRMMPPIAVAIPIYLMYRELGLSDTALGMILLYTAVNVSLAVWLLKGFIDEIPREYEEAAMIDGYTRLQAFRKVVLPQATTGIAATAIFCLIFAWNEYAFAALLTSGEAQTAPPFIPTIIGEGGQDWPAVAAGTTIFLIPILVFTILLRKQLLRGITFGAVRK, from the coding sequence ATGAGCGCCGCCAATTCAGCCCATTCGGTCGTTGTACCGAGCCTGTCCAGCAAGCGCATCGCCGGCACCATCGTCGTCATCTATGCGCTGATCACCCTCATCCCGCTCGTCTGGATCTTCCTGACCAGCATCAAGTCGCCGCCGGATTCGATCAGCTATCCCCCGAAGATCGTCTTCACACCGTCGCTCGAAGGTTATTGCAACCTCTTCACGACACGCACCCGGCAGACGCCTGATTATATCGCCTCGCTGCCGGCGCCGGTCGGCACCTGCGATGAGGTGACGCGCAAGCGCAATATGGTGATAGCAGGCCCATCGAACTTCCTGCCGCGCTTCCTCAATTCGCTGGTGATCGCCTTCGGCTCCACCTTCCTCGCGGTCTTCCTCGGCACGCTCGCCGCCTATGGCTTCTCCCGCTTCAAGGTGCCGCTCGCCGACGACCTGCTTTTCTTCATCCTGTCGACGCGAATGATGCCGCCGATCGCCGTCGCCATTCCGATCTACCTGATGTATCGCGAGCTAGGCCTGTCCGACACGGCCTTGGGCATGATCCTGCTCTACACCGCCGTCAACGTCTCGCTCGCAGTGTGGCTGCTCAAGGGCTTCATCGACGAAATCCCGCGCGAATACGAGGAAGCGGCGATGATCGACGGCTATACGAGACTGCAAGCCTTCCGCAAGGTCGTGCTGCCGCAGGCAACGACCGGCATTGCCGCAACCGCGATCTTCTGCCTGATCTTCGCCTGGAATGAATATGCCTTCGCCGCTCTTCTGACCTCGGGCGAGGCCCAGACCGCGCCACCCTTCATCCCGACGATCATCGGCGAAGGCGGACAGGACTGGCCGGCGGTCGCGGCTGGCACGACGATCTTCCTGATCCCGATCCTCGTCTTCACCATTCTCCTGCGCAAACAACTGCTGCGCGGCATCACCTTCGGAGCCGTCCGCAAATGA
- a CDS encoding ABC transporter ATP-binding protein, translated as MADIRIENLRKEFGSFVAVQDSSFIVHDGEFLALLGPSGCGKTTTLRMIAGLELPSSGKIYLDGEDVTFNRASARDIAFVFQLFALYPHMNVRKNIGFPLLSQGMPKAEIRQRVEETARLLQIDHILNRSVSGLAGGDRQRVALGRAIVRRPKCFLMDEPLGTLDAEFREIMVHELRELHNRIHATTVYVTHDQHEAMAMADKIAVMNHGVIEQFGTPQEIYAKPATMYVADFIGSPPMNFMRFTSGLKSGDRSILLDGIDVAVPEIHQDMAESELALGVRPEHIRFSDASALRGAVYGSEYLGTNQVVAVETPGGLIKARVPANRSFQIGERVGLEFNPAKLALFDCTSGRAVPSQLYQETRHG; from the coding sequence ATGGCGGACATCCGGATCGAAAATCTCCGCAAAGAGTTCGGCAGTTTCGTCGCCGTCCAGGATTCCAGTTTCATCGTCCATGACGGCGAGTTCCTGGCGCTTCTCGGTCCATCAGGCTGCGGCAAGACGACGACGCTGCGCATGATCGCTGGCCTCGAACTGCCGAGCAGCGGCAAGATTTATCTCGACGGCGAGGACGTCACCTTCAACCGCGCCAGCGCCCGCGACATCGCCTTCGTCTTCCAACTCTTCGCGCTCTACCCGCATATGAACGTGCGCAAGAATATCGGCTTCCCGCTGCTGTCGCAGGGCATGCCCAAGGCTGAAATCCGTCAGCGTGTCGAGGAGACCGCGCGTCTGCTGCAGATCGACCATATTCTCAACCGCTCGGTCTCGGGCCTTGCCGGCGGCGACCGGCAGCGCGTGGCGCTCGGCCGTGCCATCGTCCGGCGTCCGAAATGCTTCCTGATGGACGAGCCGCTCGGCACGCTCGACGCCGAATTCCGCGAGATCATGGTTCACGAACTGCGCGAACTGCACAACCGCATCCACGCCACCACCGTCTACGTGACCCATGACCAGCACGAGGCGATGGCGATGGCCGACAAGATCGCAGTCATGAACCATGGCGTCATCGAGCAATTCGGGACGCCGCAGGAGATCTATGCCAAGCCGGCGACCATGTATGTGGCCGATTTCATCGGCTCGCCGCCGATGAACTTCATGCGCTTCACCTCGGGTCTGAAGAGCGGCGACCGCTCCATCCTGCTCGACGGCATCGATGTCGCCGTTCCCGAGATCCACCAGGACATGGCCGAGAGCGAGCTGGCCCTCGGCGTGCGGCCGGAGCATATCCGCTTCAGCGACGCCTCGGCGCTCCGCGGTGCCGTCTATGGCAGCGAATATCTCGGCACCAACCAGGTCGTCGCTGTGGAAACCCCGGGCGGCCTGATCAAGGCCCGCGTTCCTGCCAATCGCAGCTTCCAGATCGGCGAGAGGGTCGGCCTCGAATTCAATCCGGCCAAACTCGCGCTCTTCGACTGCACATCGGGCCGCGCGGTGCCATCTCAGCTCTATCAGGAGACCCGGCATGGCTGA
- a CDS encoding ABC transporter ATP-binding protein: MADVVLRNLAKRFGDTQALADLDLSIRDGEFVVLLGPTGAGKTTTLRLIAGLEKPDSGGIEIGGRNVAAEAPAERDVAFVFQQYSLYPHMTVYENLAFPLKAPVRKLSTAEIDRRVREVARMVRIDHKLENRSTRLSGGEMQRVAIGRALVRRPAIYLMDEPLSSLDAKLRAELRLELKRIQKELGSTLLYVTHDQVEAMTMADRIGIVAEGRLMQVGTPREIYGNPANLHVAARLGQPHINLLPADLLPGGQPPAGTKTVGARTEHLDIIVGKDANAEIDWIEHLGDQNHLHIRAGNHKLVTLADPYLAIAPGDRISLTLRDPLYFDASGQRLS; this comes from the coding sequence ATGGCTGATGTCGTCCTCAGGAACCTCGCCAAACGCTTCGGCGACACCCAGGCTTTGGCTGACCTCGATCTTTCGATCCGCGACGGCGAGTTCGTCGTGCTGCTCGGTCCCACCGGCGCTGGCAAGACTACGACGCTGCGGCTGATCGCCGGCCTCGAAAAGCCCGATAGCGGCGGCATCGAGATCGGCGGCCGCAATGTCGCCGCCGAGGCGCCCGCCGAACGCGACGTCGCCTTCGTCTTCCAGCAATATTCGCTCTATCCGCATATGACGGTTTACGAGAACCTCGCCTTCCCGCTGAAGGCGCCGGTCCGCAAACTCAGCACTGCGGAGATCGACCGGCGCGTGCGCGAAGTCGCACGTATGGTCCGGATCGACCACAAGCTGGAGAACCGCTCGACCAGGCTTTCCGGCGGCGAGATGCAACGTGTCGCGATCGGCCGCGCGCTGGTGCGCCGGCCGGCGATCTATCTGATGGATGAACCGCTGTCCTCGCTCGACGCCAAGCTGCGCGCCGAACTGCGCCTGGAGCTGAAGCGTATCCAAAAGGAACTCGGCTCGACGCTGCTCTATGTCACCCACGACCAGGTGGAAGCCATGACCATGGCCGACCGTATCGGCATCGTCGCCGAGGGCCGGCTGATGCAAGTCGGAACGCCGCGCGAGATCTACGGCAATCCCGCCAACCTGCATGTCGCCGCCCGCCTCGGCCAGCCGCACATCAACCTGTTGCCGGCCGACCTGCTTCCCGGCGGCCAGCCGCCGGCCGGCACGAAGACGGTCGGCGCCCGCACCGAACATCTCGACATCATTGTCGGCAAGGATGCCAATGCCGAGATCGACTGGATCGAGCATCTCGGCGACCAGAACCATCTGCACATCAGGGCTGGCAATCACAAGCTCGTCACACTTGCGGATCCATATCTGGCGATCGCACCGGGAGACCGGATCAGCCTGACGTTGCGCGATCCGCTTTATTTCGACGCGAGTGGACAGCGCCTGTCCTGA
- a CDS encoding dihydroxyacetone kinase subunit DhaK, which translates to MKHFFNRRENIVTEALDGLLLTSSKGRLARLDSFPDIKVILRADWDKSKVAIISGGGAGHEPSHAGFVGRGMLTAAVSGEIFASPSVDAVLTAIRAVTGEKGALLIVKNYTGDRLNFGLAAEKARAEGFDVEMVIVADDIAIPGINQPRGVAGTLFVHKISGYHAERGEDLKTVAAHAAAAAGDIVSLGMSLSTCSVPGQSHEDRLGENEGELGLGIHGEPGVERIALQPVADIVSTMVARLTPTLREGGNHGLLINNLGAVPPLEMTVIANAVLSSPLGRRVRLIIGPAPMMTALNMNGFSLSLIRLDAVREAALTAAVEPHAWMPAVERHEIRVIAAPRTSAALNGAKGAAGDDAHNRRLITALCEHLISQESELNRLDGRVGDGDTGSTVATGARSVLARLDTLPLDRPAATLASLGDILGTSMGGSSGVLLSIFFTAAAKAMADKADISAALIAGLDRMTFYGGAEVGDRTMVDALSPALQALASGDVAAAARAAAAGAESTKTMMKARAGRASYVGERDLAGVADPGAVAVAGAFGVAASLA; encoded by the coding sequence ATGAAACACTTCTTCAACCGCAGGGAAAACATCGTCACCGAAGCCTTGGACGGTCTGCTTCTGACGAGCAGCAAGGGTCGTCTTGCCCGCCTCGACAGCTTTCCCGACATCAAGGTGATCCTGCGTGCGGACTGGGACAAGTCGAAGGTGGCGATCATCTCAGGCGGCGGCGCCGGCCATGAGCCCTCCCATGCCGGCTTCGTCGGTAGGGGCATGCTGACGGCTGCCGTATCCGGCGAGATTTTCGCCTCGCCGAGCGTCGATGCCGTGCTGACGGCGATCCGCGCCGTGACCGGCGAAAAGGGCGCCCTGCTGATCGTCAAGAACTACACTGGCGACCGGCTGAATTTCGGCCTCGCCGCCGAAAAGGCGCGCGCCGAGGGCTTCGACGTCGAGATGGTCATCGTCGCCGACGATATCGCCATCCCCGGCATCAACCAGCCGCGCGGCGTCGCCGGCACGCTGTTCGTCCACAAGATATCGGGCTATCACGCCGAAAGGGGCGAGGACCTGAAGACGGTCGCAGCCCATGCCGCGGCTGCGGCCGGCGACATCGTCTCGCTCGGCATGTCGCTCTCCACCTGCAGCGTGCCCGGCCAGTCGCACGAAGATCGTCTCGGCGAGAACGAAGGCGAACTCGGCCTCGGCATCCATGGCGAGCCGGGCGTCGAGCGCATCGCTTTGCAGCCGGTTGCCGATATCGTCTCCACCATGGTGGCGCGCCTAACCCCGACGCTACGCGAGGGCGGAAACCACGGGCTCCTCATCAACAATCTCGGCGCCGTGCCGCCGCTCGAAATGACCGTCATCGCCAATGCCGTGCTGTCCTCGCCGCTTGGCCGCCGCGTCCGGCTGATCATTGGCCCGGCGCCGATGATGACCGCGCTCAACATGAACGGCTTCTCGCTGTCGCTGATCCGGCTGGACGCCGTGCGTGAGGCCGCGCTGACGGCAGCGGTCGAGCCGCATGCCTGGATGCCGGCCGTCGAACGCCACGAGATCAGGGTCATCGCCGCACCGAGAACATCGGCCGCCTTGAACGGCGCGAAAGGCGCAGCTGGAGATGACGCCCACAACCGGCGCCTGATCACGGCACTCTGCGAACATCTGATCTCGCAGGAAAGCGAACTCAACCGGCTGGATGGCCGCGTCGGCGATGGCGATACCGGCTCGACGGTGGCGACGGGCGCCCGCAGCGTGCTGGCTCGCCTCGACACGCTGCCGCTCGACCGGCCGGCGGCAACGCTTGCCTCGCTCGGCGATATCCTGGGCACCAGCATGGGCGGATCGAGCGGCGTGCTGCTGTCGATCTTCTTCACCGCAGCAGCAAAGGCGATGGCCGACAAGGCCGATATATCAGCAGCCCTTATTGCCGGGCTCGACAGGATGACGTTCTATGGCGGAGCCGAAGTCGGCGACCGGACGATGGTCGATGCGCTGTCGCCTGCCCTGCAGGCGCTCGCATCCGGCGATGTCGCGGCGGCGGCCAGGGCTGCTGCCGCAGGTGCGGAGTCGACGAAGACGATGATGAAGGCGAGAGCCGGCCGCGCCTCGTATGTTGGCGAAAGGGATCTGGCCGGTGTCGCCGATCCCGGCGCCGTCGCGGTTGCCGGCGCGTTCGGTGTGGCGGCAAGCCTCGCCTGA
- the dhaL gene encoding dihydroxyacetone kinase subunit DhaL: MAVQAEPVLVAGLIEVCRATIAENSDHLCALDRAIGDGDHGTNMRRGCEAVSAEGENLSSLPFPDAMEKIGLTLVMNVGGAAGPLYGTLLMEIGRELRRSDEKADFSQVLKQAIDAVARRGRAHAGDKTLLDVLYPVHAALASRSPLGAIARRAERSANRTADMKAMRGRAAYLGDRSIGHVDPGASSCALLTTAICRYLGEHRPQ, from the coding sequence ATGGCAGTGCAGGCGGAACCGGTGCTTGTGGCAGGATTGATTGAGGTGTGCCGCGCGACGATCGCGGAAAACAGCGATCATCTCTGCGCGCTCGATCGCGCCATCGGCGATGGCGATCACGGAACCAACATGCGGCGCGGCTGCGAGGCGGTGAGCGCCGAAGGCGAGAACCTCTCCAGCCTGCCCTTCCCCGACGCCATGGAAAAGATCGGTCTGACGCTGGTGATGAATGTCGGCGGTGCGGCCGGGCCACTCTACGGCACGCTGCTGATGGAGATCGGCCGCGAGCTTCGCAGAAGTGACGAAAAGGCCGATTTTTCGCAGGTGCTGAAACAGGCGATCGATGCCGTCGCAAGACGCGGTCGGGCGCATGCCGGCGACAAAACCCTGCTCGACGTGCTCTATCCCGTGCATGCGGCACTCGCCAGCCGCTCGCCGCTCGGCGCAATCGCCCGCAGGGCCGAGCGTTCCGCCAACCGCACCGCTGACATGAAGGCGATGCGCGGGCGCGCCGCCTATCTCGGCGACCGCTCGATCGGTCATGTCGATCCCGGCGCGTCGAGCTGCGCGCTGCTGACCACGGCGATCTGCCGCTATCTCGGGGAGCATCGTCCGCAATGA
- the dhaM gene encoding dihydroxyacetone kinase phosphoryl donor subunit DhaM — protein sequence MNGKTANVGIVIVSHSPLVARGIADMVRQMVGDSVPLAWSGGNAHGELGTDAGGILKAIEAAWSDAGVAVFVDLGGAETNSEMAIEMLGLPRATLVSICNAPLVEGAVIAAAEASGGASLAKVVATAEELSP from the coding sequence ATGAATGGAAAGACCGCAAATGTGGGTATCGTGATCGTCTCCCACTCGCCGCTGGTGGCAAGGGGAATCGCCGATATGGTGCGACAGATGGTGGGCGACAGCGTGCCGCTCGCCTGGTCGGGCGGCAATGCCCATGGCGAGCTCGGCACCGATGCCGGCGGCATTCTGAAGGCGATCGAAGCCGCCTGGTCCGATGCCGGCGTCGCCGTCTTCGTCGATCTCGGCGGTGCCGAAACCAACAGCGAGATGGCGATCGAGATGCTGGGCCTTCCCCGCGCGACCCTCGTCTCCATCTGCAACGCGCCCTTGGTCGAAGGCGCCGTCATCGCCGCCGCCGAGGCGTCGGGGGGCGCGTCATTGGCCAAGGTCGTCGCCACAGCCGAGGAACTGTCCCCCTGA
- a CDS encoding HPr family phosphocarrier protein has translation MTTGLRSEKQEPHPLHVNCQTEVEVKHGVGLHARPSVTFTRLAKSFPCSIEIAVNGSDVWLNGKSIIKIMGAKIRKGSILRIRADGILAEEAIRALKELIERNFDEEKKHGRTA, from the coding sequence ATGACAACAGGATTGCGTAGTGAAAAACAGGAGCCCCATCCATTGCACGTGAATTGCCAGACGGAGGTAGAAGTCAAGCACGGCGTCGGGCTGCATGCCCGCCCCTCCGTTACCTTCACGCGGCTTGCCAAGTCCTTCCCCTGTTCGATCGAGATCGCCGTCAACGGTAGCGACGTCTGGCTGAACGGCAAGAGCATCATCAAGATCATGGGCGCGAAAATCCGAAAAGGATCGATCCTCAGGATTCGCGCCGACGGCATTCTCGCCGAGGAGGCGATCCGCGCGCTGAAGGAACTCATCGAGCGCAACTTCGATGAGGAAAAGAAACATGGCCGCACCGCTTAG